A stretch of the Panthera uncia isolate 11264 chromosome D1, Puncia_PCG_1.0, whole genome shotgun sequence genome encodes the following:
- the CD1H11orf91 gene encoding uncharacterized protein C11orf91 homolog: MPKGRRGGQSPTMSQRPAPPLYFPSLYDRGVSSSPLSDFNIWKKLFVPLKPGGAVPGGRSLPQAPLPPPPGLGPPGERPWPPPWPSGLASIPYEPLRFFYSPPPGPEVAASPLAPCPTTPRLASASHPEELCELEIRIKELELLTITGDGFDSQRYKFLKALKDEKLQGLKTRQPGKKSASLS, translated from the exons ATGCCGAAGGGGCGGCGAGGCGGCCAGAGCCCCACCATGAGCCAGCGGCCTGCTCCGCCCCTCTACTTCCCGTCCCTCTACGATCGCGGCGTCTCCTCGTCTCCGCTCAGCGACTTCAACATCTGGAAGAAGCTTTTCGTGCCGCTGAAGCCTGGCGGGGCGGTGCCGGGGGGACGGTCCCTCCCTCAGGCTCCCCTGCCGCCGCCACCCGGCCTGGGGCCCCCGGGCGAGCGCCCCTGGCCCCCGCCCTGGCCTTCCGGCCTGGCCTCCATACCCTACGAGCCTCTGCGCTTCTTCTACTCGCCACCGCCAGGGCCCGAGGTGGCTGCCTCGCCCCTTGCTCCCTGCCCCACGACTCCCCGGCTCGCCTCCGCCTCCCACCCCGAGGAGTTATGCGAGCTGGAGATCCGGATTAAGGAGCTGGAGCTACTCACCATCACTGGGGACGGCTTCGACTCCCAGCGCT ATAAATTCTTGAAGGCACTGAAAGATGAAAAGTTACAAGGACTGAAGACAAGGCAGCCTGGAAAGAAGTCAGCCTCTCTCTCCTGA